In the Ilumatobacteraceae bacterium genome, one interval contains:
- a CDS encoding M15 family metallopeptidase: MSARPYSRRVVATVIATASLLGGSIVWAAALDAPATVTAPAERSVQPMGDLAVVFDVGDVDRAVVEASDRVARRIGGTASVGRSGSLGMRAITRDGATVHAPPGGYLIPMVYISMPRGSIGRVMGADVTAVLGPDEVVMNEVTAELTGAEVGDVVVMQSADGSAVPLTIGGIRPYDQVGWAELVFAYDVADQLGATNDTRAVIYGFDDRAAFDAAVEAEGLVGRQDTKVNRSWDPQDPDDTLSTARTKVALGEPWYRFTADGSVTMHPTWKAENLTDGRVLLDESIPIRAQCHVEVVDDLHAALAEVAAAGLGGAIDVANANSAGGCYVPRFSRVSGQIGFLSRHTYGMAFDTNTTPNCAGCRPQMHCDVVRIFRRHGFAWGGNFRRPDGMHFEWVGEPRDQIDFPSTYCPNVVTGAALTASGPGSVAMGRGVLIAGSTDGVGDEGMSHDHAASP; the protein is encoded by the coding sequence ATGTCCGCCCGCCCGTACTCCCGTCGCGTCGTCGCGACGGTGATCGCCACCGCCTCGCTGCTCGGCGGATCGATCGTGTGGGCGGCCGCGCTCGACGCGCCGGCCACGGTGACCGCGCCGGCCGAGCGCTCGGTGCAGCCCATGGGCGATCTCGCCGTCGTGTTCGACGTCGGCGACGTCGACCGGGCCGTGGTCGAGGCGTCCGATCGTGTCGCCCGCCGCATCGGCGGCACGGCCTCGGTCGGGCGCAGCGGTTCGCTCGGCATGCGAGCGATCACCCGTGACGGGGCGACCGTGCACGCGCCACCCGGCGGGTACCTGATCCCGATGGTGTACATCTCGATGCCCCGTGGGTCGATCGGGCGGGTCATGGGCGCCGACGTCACCGCCGTGCTCGGACCCGACGAGGTCGTGATGAACGAGGTGACGGCCGAGCTGACCGGTGCCGAGGTGGGTGACGTGGTGGTGATGCAGTCCGCGGACGGTTCGGCCGTGCCGCTCACGATCGGCGGCATCCGGCCGTACGACCAGGTCGGCTGGGCCGAGCTCGTGTTCGCGTACGACGTCGCCGATCAGCTGGGTGCGACCAACGACACCCGGGCCGTGATCTACGGGTTCGACGACCGTGCTGCGTTCGATGCCGCGGTGGAGGCCGAGGGTCTGGTCGGTCGCCAGGACACCAAGGTCAACCGGAGCTGGGACCCGCAGGATCCCGACGACACGCTCAGTACGGCGCGCACGAAGGTCGCGCTCGGCGAACCGTGGTACCGCTTCACGGCGGACGGTTCGGTCACGATGCACCCGACCTGGAAGGCCGAGAACCTCACCGACGGGCGGGTGCTCCTCGACGAGTCGATCCCGATCCGGGCACAGTGCCATGTCGAGGTCGTCGACGACCTACATGCCGCGCTGGCCGAAGTCGCGGCGGCCGGGCTCGGGGGCGCGATCGACGTCGCGAACGCCAACTCGGCCGGGGGCTGCTACGTGCCTCGCTTCAGTCGGGTGAGCGGCCAGATCGGGTTCCTCTCGCGGCACACCTACGGCATGGCGTTCGACACGAACACCACGCCGAACTGCGCCGGGTGCCGTCCGCAGATGCACTGCGACGTCGTGCGCATCTTCCGCCGTCACGGGTTCGCATGGGGTGGGAACTTCCGCCGCCCCGACGGCATGCATTTCGAGTGGGTCGGCGAACCGCGCGATCAGATCGACTTCCCGTCGACCTACTGCCCGAACGTGGTCACCGGTGCGGCACTCACGGCATCCGGACCAGGAAGCGTCGCCATGGGCCGCGGGGTGCTGATCGCGGGGTCGACGGATGGCGTGGGCGACGAGGGAATGTCCCACGACCACGCAGCATCCCCGTAG
- a CDS encoding FAD-dependent oxidoreductase, with protein MTVRFLIIGGGPAGNQAATYAARLGAKVTVVERDVIGGAAHLWDCIPSKTMIATGGAMSFSRRIRGMGLEQADPEVDIHALTERVEGIKNQMQHDVTRLLDSQSVRLVSGTARFTSPHSVEVVGPAGTESIEFDAALIATGTRPRIPEWCEPDGDRILTTRDCYPPKVFPESVTVIGSGVTGVEFVHMFSSFGTRVNLVVSRQLVLPGKDPEAASILEEDFLRRGVKLLKGARAVAIDREGDEVVVKCDDGRIVRSSHAVLAIGSVPNTEHLGLESAGVELNDWGYLDISHHCVTNQPHIYAAGDVSGKLPLSSVASMQGRKVAEHVMGLHTVEHRHLDYDKAASAIFTEPEIADVGLAEAEAFASGRKIRVTKVPFSTTPKALINNDPRGFVKIISDPATGEVLGGSIVGSHAAELISVIALAVTANLRVSDIVESLLVHPALAEALAEAAE; from the coding sequence GTGACAGTGCGATTTCTCATCATCGGCGGTGGGCCGGCCGGCAACCAGGCCGCCACGTACGCAGCTCGTCTCGGCGCGAAGGTCACCGTGGTCGAGCGCGACGTCATCGGCGGCGCCGCTCACCTGTGGGACTGCATCCCGTCGAAGACGATGATCGCCACCGGCGGGGCGATGAGCTTCTCGCGCCGGATCCGCGGCATGGGCCTCGAACAGGCCGATCCCGAGGTCGACATCCACGCGTTGACCGAGCGCGTCGAGGGCATCAAGAACCAGATGCAGCACGACGTGACGCGGTTGCTCGACAGCCAGTCGGTGCGCCTCGTCTCGGGGACGGCCCGGTTCACGAGCCCGCACTCGGTCGAGGTCGTCGGGCCGGCCGGCACCGAGTCGATCGAGTTCGACGCAGCCCTCATCGCCACCGGTACCCGCCCTCGTATCCCAGAGTGGTGCGAGCCCGACGGCGATCGCATCCTCACCACCCGCGACTGCTACCCGCCGAAGGTCTTCCCGGAGAGCGTCACCGTGATCGGGTCGGGTGTCACCGGCGTCGAGTTCGTCCACATGTTCTCGTCGTTCGGTACCCGGGTGAACCTCGTGGTCAGTCGCCAGCTGGTGCTGCCGGGCAAAGACCCGGAAGCGGCGTCGATCCTCGAAGAAGACTTCCTGCGCCGCGGCGTCAAGTTGCTCAAGGGCGCTCGCGCCGTGGCGATCGATCGCGAGGGCGACGAGGTCGTCGTCAAGTGCGACGACGGTCGGATCGTGCGATCGAGTCACGCCGTGCTCGCGATCGGCTCCGTCCCCAACACCGAGCACCTGGGCCTCGAGTCGGCGGGCGTCGAACTGAACGACTGGGGCTACCTCGACATCAGTCACCACTGCGTCACCAACCAGCCGCACATCTATGCGGCCGGCGACGTGAGCGGCAAGCTGCCGTTGTCGTCGGTCGCCTCGATGCAGGGTCGCAAGGTGGCCGAGCACGTGATGGGCCTGCACACCGTCGAACATCGTCACCTCGACTACGACAAGGCGGCCTCCGCGATCTTCACCGAGCCCGAGATCGCCGACGTGGGGCTGGCCGAGGCCGAGGCGTTCGCGTCCGGCCGCAAGATTCGTGTGACGAAGGTGCCGTTCTCGACCACGCCCAAAGCGCTGATCAACAACGATCCACGCGGGTTCGTCAAGATCATCTCCGACCCGGCGACCGGTGAGGTGCTCGGCGGTTCGATCGTGGGCAGCCACGCCGCTGAATTGATCTCGGTCATCGCGTTGGCCGTCACCGCCAACCTGCGGGTCAGTGACATCGTCGAGAGCCTGCTCGTGCATCCGGCCCTCGCCGAGGCGTTGGCCGAAGCCGCGGAGTAG
- a CDS encoding TetR-like C-terminal domain-containing protein, with amino-acid sequence MRQHDQVSERLLESATRVLEDDGIHRISVRRIVLDADISTMNVYSRFGSLSGLLDEVVAAGFADLEAAVIAFEASDDAVSDLVRFAGAYRSWVLAHPQKYRLMMTTGASEYEAGPTALEARRHLIDALVQAVEAARSTRGDDTAPMSAQEAARIVLSMLHGMLMLELDGVVLELDEPAEWAERFAVVIRFGLSRSASDAA; translated from the coding sequence GTGAGACAGCACGACCAGGTGAGTGAGCGGCTGTTGGAGAGCGCCACTCGTGTGCTCGAAGACGACGGCATCCATCGGATCTCGGTGCGCCGCATCGTGCTCGACGCCGACATCAGCACGATGAACGTCTACTCCCGGTTCGGCAGTCTGTCGGGCCTCCTCGACGAGGTGGTCGCGGCGGGCTTCGCCGATCTCGAGGCGGCCGTGATCGCGTTCGAGGCATCCGACGACGCCGTGTCAGACCTGGTGCGGTTCGCCGGGGCGTACCGGTCGTGGGTGCTCGCCCACCCGCAGAAGTACCGGCTCATGATGACGACCGGAGCGTCGGAGTACGAGGCCGGTCCGACGGCGCTCGAAGCGCGACGCCACCTGATCGACGCGCTCGTCCAGGCCGTCGAAGCAGCTCGCTCCACCCGCGGCGACGACACGGCACCGATGTCTGCTCAGGAGGCGGCTCGGATCGTGCTGTCGATGCTGCACGGCATGTTGATGCTCGAACTCGACGGTGTCGTGCTCGAACTCGACGAACCCGCCGAGTGGGCCGAGCGATTCGCCGTCGTGATCCGCTTCGGGCTCAGCCGCTCGGCCAGCGACGCCGCCTGA
- a CDS encoding SRPBCC domain-containing protein yields MKLVNAQLDTPHAVRTEWSTTADSGHLFWALTEGLADWLGDAAATTSLLEPGATFCIDAGLEWGGRAHYGRFVELRHNRRIVAKWISESLGGIESDVTIDLEPTDRGTNVCVEHVGPTDSASRADIGRFWLGARHALDEIIFAAQQPTA; encoded by the coding sequence ATGAAGCTCGTAAACGCCCAACTCGACACGCCTCACGCGGTTCGGACCGAATGGTCGACCACCGCCGACTCCGGACACCTGTTCTGGGCCCTGACCGAAGGTCTCGCCGATTGGCTCGGCGACGCAGCCGCGACGACGTCGCTGCTGGAGCCAGGGGCCACGTTCTGCATCGACGCCGGTCTCGAGTGGGGCGGCCGAGCGCACTACGGGCGGTTCGTCGAGCTGCGCCACAACCGCCGCATCGTGGCGAAGTGGATCAGCGAGTCGCTCGGGGGCATCGAGTCGGACGTCACGATCGATCTGGAGCCGACGGACCGTGGGACCAACGTGTGCGTCGAACATGTCGGACCGACGGATTCGGCGTCGCGCGCCGACATCGGCCGCTTCTGGCTCGGCGCTCGGCACGCGCTCGACGAGATCATCTTCGCGGCGCAGCAGCCGACCGCGTGA
- a CDS encoding acetyl-CoA carboxylase biotin carboxylase subunit: protein MLKKILIANRGEIAVRVIRAARELGISTVAVYSELDRNALHVRLADEAFALGGQTAAESYLNTDAILTAIRDSGADAVHPGYGFFSENPDFARAIMAEGVTWIGPPPEAIDEMGDKVSSRLAAQRGGAPIVPGTTEFAKGPDDIRDFGNEFGWPVCIKAAYGGGGRGMKVVQSAGEVDDAYASAQREAKSFFGRDEVYVERYLTWPRHVEVQIVGDQQGDVVWVSTRDCSAQRRHQKLIEEAPAPGLPDGVEDAMGEAAVKAAKAVGYYNAGTVEFIYQDGEFFFLEMNTRLQVEHPVTEVVTGIDLVEWQIRVAAGEPLPMSQDQVAARRYGHGIEIRINAEDPAGGKFLPSPGPISKLTAPDGFGVRFDSGYESGDEISQYYDNLVGKLIVWGRDRDICIARTIRALDELVIEGVATTVPADLAILRHPDFQAVEHSTKWVEETLDLSGVGGTTADPPADDDEPMIERTTTVEVNGKRFAVKMWVPESAGVAAPAAKAKKKRAASSGGGAAASGDVTVPMQGTIVKLLVEVGQEVEVGQGVVVLEAMKMENQINAEKAGTVTEIKVAAGDTVGGGDVVAVIA from the coding sequence GTGCTGAAGAAGATCTTGATCGCCAACCGGGGCGAGATCGCCGTGCGGGTCATCCGTGCCGCTCGCGAACTCGGTATCTCGACCGTCGCCGTGTACTCCGAGCTCGACCGCAACGCGCTCCACGTGCGTCTCGCCGACGAGGCGTTCGCCTTGGGCGGACAAACGGCCGCCGAGAGCTACCTGAACACCGACGCCATCCTGACCGCCATCCGCGACAGCGGCGCCGACGCCGTACACCCCGGCTACGGCTTCTTCTCGGAGAACCCCGACTTCGCCCGAGCGATCATGGCCGAAGGCGTCACCTGGATCGGCCCCCCGCCCGAGGCGATCGACGAGATGGGCGACAAGGTGTCGTCCCGCCTCGCAGCCCAGCGCGGCGGCGCACCGATCGTCCCCGGTACGACCGAGTTCGCCAAGGGACCCGACGACATCCGCGACTTCGGCAACGAGTTCGGTTGGCCGGTCTGCATCAAGGCGGCGTACGGCGGTGGCGGTCGCGGCATGAAGGTCGTGCAGTCGGCCGGCGAGGTCGACGATGCGTACGCATCGGCGCAGCGTGAGGCCAAGTCGTTCTTCGGCCGCGACGAGGTCTACGTGGAGCGATACCTCACCTGGCCCCGACACGTCGAGGTCCAGATCGTCGGCGACCAGCAGGGCGATGTCGTGTGGGTCTCGACCCGCGACTGCTCGGCGCAACGCCGGCACCAGAAGCTGATCGAAGAGGCACCGGCGCCCGGCCTGCCCGACGGCGTCGAAGACGCGATGGGCGAGGCAGCCGTCAAGGCGGCGAAGGCGGTCGGCTACTACAACGCCGGCACGGTCGAGTTCATCTATCAGGACGGCGAATTCTTCTTCCTCGAGATGAACACCCGACTCCAGGTCGAGCACCCGGTCACCGAGGTCGTGACCGGCATCGACCTGGTCGAGTGGCAGATCCGCGTCGCCGCGGGCGAGCCGCTCCCCATGAGCCAAGACCAGGTGGCAGCCCGTCGATACGGCCACGGGATCGAGATCCGCATCAACGCCGAGGACCCGGCGGGCGGCAAGTTCCTCCCGTCACCGGGGCCGATCAGCAAGCTGACCGCCCCCGACGGGTTCGGCGTGCGCTTCGACTCCGGGTACGAGTCCGGTGACGAGATCAGCCAGTACTACGACAACCTCGTCGGCAAGCTCATCGTGTGGGGTCGCGATCGCGACATCTGCATCGCCCGCACCATCCGCGCACTCGACGAACTCGTGATCGAAGGTGTCGCCACCACCGTTCCGGCCGACCTGGCGATCCTCCGGCACCCCGACTTCCAAGCCGTCGAGCACTCCACCAAGTGGGTCGAGGAAACGCTCGACCTCTCGGGCGTCGGCGGTACCACCGCCGACCCGCCCGCCGACGACGACGAACCGATGATCGAGCGCACCACCACCGTCGAGGTCAACGGCAAGCGTTTCGCCGTCAAGATGTGGGTGCCCGAGTCGGCAGGTGTCGCGGCCCCGGCCGCCAAGGCCAAGAAGAAGCGGGCTGCGTCGAGCGGCGGCGGTGCCGCCGCGTCCGGCGATGTCACGGTGCCGATGCAGGGCACGATCGTCAAGCTCCTGGTCGAGGTCGGCCAGGAGGTCGAGGTCGGCCAAGGCGTCGTCGTGCTCGAAGCGATGAAGATGGAGAACCAGATCAACGCCGAGAAGGCCGGCACGGTCACCGAGATCAAGGTCGCTGCCGGCGACACCGTCGGCGGCGGCGACGTGGTCGCGGTCATCGCATAG
- a CDS encoding biotin--[acetyl-CoA-carboxylase] ligase, with translation MAWPDGWSVEHVAETGSTNADLISAAERGAPDRTVRYADHQTAGRGRLDRVWSAPPGSNLLVSILFRDVPADPGELTRRVGLAAVDAARRVAGVTAVLKWPNDVLVGDAKLGGILAQRSGDGSVVIGMGLNIGWAPDGAARLGGGIAPADVLRAVLDAYDALPGRIDERYREALGTLGRRVRIELPAGELVGTAVDVEPDGRLVVLDDCAISHRVSVGDVVHLRPA, from the coding sequence GTGGCGTGGCCCGACGGCTGGTCGGTCGAACACGTCGCGGAGACCGGGAGCACCAACGCCGACCTGATCTCGGCGGCCGAGCGTGGCGCGCCCGATCGCACGGTTCGGTACGCCGACCATCAGACGGCGGGGCGTGGTCGGCTCGATCGTGTGTGGTCGGCTCCGCCCGGTTCGAACCTGCTCGTGTCGATCCTGTTCCGCGACGTGCCGGCCGATCCGGGTGAGCTGACCCGCCGCGTCGGCCTCGCCGCCGTCGACGCCGCGCGACGGGTCGCGGGGGTGACGGCCGTGCTCAAGTGGCCGAACGACGTGCTCGTCGGCGACGCCAAGCTCGGGGGCATCCTGGCCCAGCGATCGGGTGACGGCAGTGTGGTGATCGGTATGGGGCTCAACATCGGTTGGGCGCCCGACGGGGCGGCCCGGCTCGGCGGCGGCATCGCTCCCGCCGACGTGCTGCGCGCGGTGTTGGACGCGTACGACGCGCTGCCCGGCCGCATCGACGAGCGGTACCGGGAGGCGCTCGGCACACTCGGGCGCCGCGTCAGGATCGAACTGCCCGCCGGCGAACTGGTGGGGACGGCGGTCGACGTCGAGCCGGACGGACGGCTGGTCGTGCTCGACGACTGCGCGATCTCACATCGGGTCTCGGTGGGCGACGTCGTCCACCTGCGACCGGCCTGA
- a CDS encoding LCP family protein: MSQVASPTPSPARRRRVRSPLPWMLAIAGVIGGVGAAGVLRAADERTADVARIEGLESVLAEIPDADDSTIEYPAENYLLVGSDSREGVDPSDPDFGVIGTEAEVGTARRSDTIMILRQERNGGAALMNLPRDLWVEISGTGTSQRINTAFNGGAERLAATVSESLGIPVHYYVEVDFVGFKNIIDDLGGVEVCVGYGARDANSGLQINPGCQVLDGVQALAFARSRHYEQWDGTNWVEDPRADLGRIERQQLFMRAAVDGALRKLRSSPFGSGDVIGAVIDAVRIDDRLDPIKAGEALRQAAEEGLRTYRLPVVDDRVGDAAVLRLGDGADEVLAYFRGEGPAPVEFETSESTATGAADAETDAANPDG, from the coding sequence GTGTCCCAGGTCGCGTCACCCACCCCCTCGCCGGCGAGGCGCCGTCGCGTCCGCTCGCCCTTGCCGTGGATGCTCGCGATCGCCGGTGTGATCGGTGGAGTCGGTGCTGCCGGGGTGCTGCGAGCGGCCGACGAACGTACCGCCGACGTCGCCCGGATCGAGGGCCTCGAGTCGGTGCTCGCCGAGATCCCCGACGCGGACGACTCGACGATCGAGTACCCGGCCGAGAACTACCTGCTGGTCGGTTCCGATTCGCGCGAGGGCGTCGATCCGAGCGACCCCGACTTCGGCGTGATCGGAACCGAGGCCGAGGTCGGTACCGCTCGCCGGAGCGACACGATCATGATCCTCCGACAGGAGCGCAACGGCGGCGCGGCACTGATGAACCTGCCGCGCGACCTGTGGGTCGAGATCTCCGGCACCGGCACGAGCCAGCGCATCAACACCGCGTTCAACGGTGGCGCCGAGCGGCTCGCCGCCACCGTCAGCGAATCCCTGGGCATCCCGGTCCACTACTACGTCGAGGTCGACTTCGTCGGCTTCAAGAACATCATCGACGATCTCGGCGGCGTCGAGGTGTGTGTCGGCTACGGCGCCCGCGATGCCAACAGCGGTCTGCAGATCAATCCGGGCTGCCAGGTGCTCGACGGAGTGCAGGCGCTCGCCTTCGCCCGCAGCCGGCACTACGAGCAATGGGACGGCACGAACTGGGTCGAGGACCCCCGCGCCGACCTGGGGCGGATCGAACGTCAGCAGTTGTTCATGCGTGCGGCCGTCGACGGGGCGCTCCGCAAGCTGCGATCGTCGCCGTTCGGTTCGGGCGACGTGATCGGCGCCGTCATCGACGCGGTCCGCATCGACGACCGCCTCGACCCGATCAAGGCCGGCGAGGCGCTCCGCCAGGCAGCCGAAGAGGGCCTTCGCACGTACCGGCTGCCGGTCGTCGACGACCGGGTCGGCGATGCGGCGGTCCTCCGCCTCGGCGACGGCGCCGACGAGGTACTGGCCTACTTCCGCGGCGAGGGGCCGGCTCCGGTCGAGTTCGAGACCAGCGAGTCGACCGCCACCGGTGCGGCCGATGCCGAGACCGACGCGGCGAATCCCGACGGCTGA
- a CDS encoding glucose-1-phosphate thymidylyltransferase: MKALILAGGAGTRLRPITHTRAKQLVPVANKPILFYGVEAMVAAGITEIGVIVGDTRDEVMAALGDGGRFGAAITYIPQDDPLGLAHCVLIAGDFLGDDDFVMYLGDNLMEQDLASFVGAFEAARTGDEPPAAQILLKQVPDPHRFGIATLDDGGNVVRLVEKPADPPSDLALVGVYLFTRRVHDAVATIEPSPRGELEITDAIQWLVDEGERVRCELLTGWWIDTGKLTPLLEANRLLLEKIETDIVGVVDDASLIDGRVVIAEGAVITNSTIRGPVAIGEGTTVTDSFIGPFSAVGAQCVVAQSEIEHSVIMNGSSVVDIARLEDSLIGSDAQVRRSKQRPRALRLMVGDHCQIDVE, encoded by the coding sequence ATGAAGGCGCTCATTCTCGCCGGCGGCGCTGGGACACGGCTGCGGCCCATCACCCACACCCGCGCCAAGCAACTCGTCCCGGTCGCGAACAAGCCGATCCTGTTCTACGGGGTCGAGGCGATGGTGGCCGCCGGAATCACCGAGATCGGGGTGATCGTCGGCGACACCCGCGACGAGGTGATGGCGGCGTTGGGTGACGGCGGTCGGTTCGGCGCTGCGATCACCTACATTCCCCAGGACGACCCGCTCGGGCTCGCTCACTGCGTCCTGATCGCAGGCGACTTCCTCGGCGACGACGACTTCGTCATGTACCTCGGCGACAACCTCATGGAACAGGACCTGGCGTCCTTCGTGGGAGCGTTCGAGGCGGCCCGGACCGGTGACGAACCTCCCGCTGCGCAGATTCTGCTCAAGCAGGTGCCCGACCCCCACCGGTTCGGGATCGCGACCCTCGACGACGGCGGCAACGTCGTGCGGCTGGTCGAGAAACCCGCCGACCCGCCGTCGGATCTCGCGCTCGTCGGCGTCTACCTGTTCACCCGACGGGTGCACGACGCCGTGGCTACGATCGAGCCGTCGCCGCGAGGCGAACTCGAGATCACCGATGCGATCCAGTGGTTGGTCGACGAGGGTGAACGGGTGCGGTGTGAGCTGCTGACCGGCTGGTGGATCGACACGGGCAAGCTCACCCCGCTGCTCGAGGCGAACCGCCTCCTGCTCGAGAAGATCGAGACCGACATCGTCGGCGTCGTCGACGACGCGTCGCTGATCGACGGTCGGGTCGTGATCGCCGAAGGGGCCGTCATCACCAACTCGACGATCCGCGGGCCGGTGGCGATCGGTGAGGGCACCACGGTGACCGACAGCTTCATCGGGCCGTTCTCCGCCGTCGGTGCGCAGTGTGTCGTGGCGCAGTCGGAGATCGAGCACTCGGTGATCATGAACGGATCATCGGTCGTCGACATCGCCCGGCTCGAAGACAGCCTGATCGGTTCCGACGCCCAGGTGAGGCGGTCCAAGCAGCGTCCTCGCGCCCTGCGACTGATGGTGGGTGACCACTGTCAGATCGACGTGGAGTGA
- the rfbC gene encoding dTDP-4-dehydrorhamnose 3,5-epimerase, with translation MGVEIIDFDLREGSIDGLHVVTVKQVIDERGTIRELFRRSAFEAAGVTSLGELSQINVTESRRGAIRGMHAEQMTKLLTLAAGEAFGAYVDTRPGSPTYGVVETVSLRPGVQVLLPRGVANGFQTLSDVSQYVYCFDEEWHPGMPGVAVNPLDPALAIRWPIEIDPDESTALSAKDRSAPMFADLEGAS, from the coding sequence GTGGGTGTGGAGATCATCGACTTCGATCTGCGCGAGGGCTCGATCGACGGGCTGCACGTGGTCACGGTCAAACAGGTCATCGACGAGCGCGGCACGATCCGTGAGCTGTTCCGCCGTTCGGCCTTCGAGGCCGCCGGTGTCACCAGTCTCGGCGAGCTGTCGCAGATCAACGTCACCGAGAGCCGCCGCGGTGCGATCCGCGGCATGCACGCCGAACAGATGACCAAGCTGCTGACGCTCGCTGCGGGCGAGGCGTTCGGCGCCTACGTCGACACCCGTCCCGGCTCGCCGACGTACGGCGTCGTCGAGACCGTTTCCCTGCGACCTGGTGTGCAGGTGTTGCTCCCGCGCGGTGTGGCGAACGGATTCCAGACGCTGAGCGACGTCAGCCAGTACGTGTACTGCTTCGACGAGGAGTGGCACCCCGGCATGCCCGGCGTGGCCGTCAACCCGCTCGACCCGGCGCTCGCCATCCGGTGGCCGATCGAGATCGACCCCGACGAGTCGACGGCGCTGTCGGCCAAGGACCGGTCGGCGCCGATGTTCGCCGACCTGGAAGGTGCCTCATGA
- the rfbB gene encoding dTDP-glucose 4,6-dehydratase translates to MKLFVTGAAGFIGSNYIRWVLDNSDHEITVFDKLTYAGNLSSIEDVIDDRRAKFVRGDICDQDAVAQHLPGHDAVVHFAAESHVDRSIDDPFAFVTTNTFGTSVLCDVALRAEVSKFLHISTDEVYGTIDEGSYSETDVLTPRSPYSAAKAGSDLLALSYHTTYGLPVVVTRCSNNYGPYQFPEKLIPLFTTNLLDGRTVPLMGDGGNVRDWIHVEDHNRAAHLVLERGAPGEIYNIGAHNELTNSDITRRLLTLTGRDESAIEWVPDRLGHDRRYSVNIDKITALGWELQRDFDAGLEHTVEWYRSHRDWWEPLKQRVGL, encoded by the coding sequence ATGAAACTCTTCGTCACCGGCGCTGCCGGCTTCATCGGGTCCAACTACATCCGGTGGGTACTCGACAACAGCGACCACGAGATCACCGTGTTCGACAAGCTGACCTACGCCGGCAACCTGTCGAGCATCGAAGATGTCATCGACGACCGGCGGGCGAAGTTCGTCCGCGGCGACATCTGTGACCAGGACGCCGTCGCGCAGCACCTTCCCGGCCACGACGCAGTCGTGCACTTCGCCGCCGAGTCGCACGTCGACCGATCGATCGACGATCCGTTCGCGTTCGTGACCACCAACACGTTCGGCACCAGCGTGCTGTGCGACGTGGCGCTGCGGGCCGAGGTGTCGAAGTTCCTGCACATCTCGACCGACGAGGTCTACGGCACGATCGACGAGGGCTCGTACTCCGAGACCGACGTCCTCACGCCTCGCTCGCCGTACTCGGCGGCGAAGGCCGGCAGCGACCTGCTCGCACTCAGCTACCACACCACGTACGGGCTGCCGGTCGTGGTCACCCGCTGCTCCAACAACTACGGCCCGTACCAATTCCCCGAGAAGCTGATCCCGCTGTTCACCACCAACCTGCTCGACGGCAGGACGGTGCCGCTGATGGGCGACGGCGGCAACGTGCGCGACTGGATCCACGTCGAAGACCACAACCGGGCGGCACACCTGGTGCTCGAGCGCGGAGCGCCGGGCGAGATCTACAACATCGGTGCCCACAACGAACTCACCAACAGCGACATCACGAGGCGCCTGCTGACCCTCACCGGTCGCGACGAATCGGCGATCGAATGGGTGCCCGACCGGCTCGGGCACGATCGTCGCTACAGCGTGAACATCGACAAGATCACGGCCCTGGGATGGGAGTTGCAGCGCGATTTCGACGCCGGTCTGGAGCACACGGTCGAGTGGTACCGGTCGCACCGCGACTGGTGGGAGCCGCTCAAGCAGCGCGTGGGGCTCTGA